A single window of Zea mays cultivar B73 chromosome 10, Zm-B73-REFERENCE-NAM-5.0, whole genome shotgun sequence DNA harbors:
- the LOC100273151 gene encoding BTB/POZ domain-containing protein At3g08570 produces the protein MGMGSDAAALFPFSTSTTATSPRLCGATAVSHRRIFSDVAEDVTVSVDGQSFLLHKFPLVSRCGRIRKMLADSSSSNSKDADGHQKLELANVPGGAYAFELAAKFCYGTNFEITAANVAQLRCVAEYLEMTEDQHADNLVARAEAYLAEVALRSLDGALEVLRRCDDGGPVAEQVGLVARCVDAVAASAGKEQLVSGLAAHLETCDCAAAARCREDWWVEDLSLLRIDHYRRVIAAMRRSGVRPETIGASVAHYAQTWLKGVDVEQRRRQRACWDGSGPFVGDGQRMVVETLVDVLATENVAAVTLSFLFGMLRVAVEVDASLDCRIELERRVGMRLEMAALDDLLVPAAQTSDSMFDVDTVHRILLSFLQRIDEDSSGDLSSPPCGYDSDGLKSPSHGSVLKVGRLMDGYLAEVAPDPYLKLQKFMALIELLPDYARIVDDGLYRAIDIYLKAHPSLTESECKRLCKLIDCQKLSQDASSHAAQNDRLPIQMVVRVLYFEQLRLKSSFSGGGSGCVGLGGADGSFSQRFVCSSSGVPSSCVSPQRDNYASLRRENRELKLEISRMRVRLTELEREQGLMKQQGRMRGGDGGGGGGRGGGGEHGRAFLASLSRGIGRITMFGGGPAAADRRRKKSGGRSSQCSDGKARRRQKASFAYD, from the exons ATGGGGATGGGCAGCGACGCCGCCGCGCTGTTCCCCTTCTCCACCAGCACCACCGCCACGTCGCCGCGGCTCTGCGGCGCCACCGCCGTCAGCCACAGGAG GATATTCTCAGACGTCGCTGAGGACGTGACGGTGTCGGTGGACGGCCAGTCGTTCCTGCTGCACAAG TTCCCTCTGGTGTCCCGGTGCGGGCGGATACGCAAGATGTTGGCGGACTCCTCCAGCTCCAACAGCAAGGACGCAGACGGCCACCAGAAGCTGGAGCTGGCGAACGTGCCGGGGGGAGCCTACGCGTTCGAGCTGGCCGCCAAGTTCTGCTACGGCACAAACTTCGAGATAACCGCGGCGAACGTGGCGCAGCTGCGGTGCGTGGCGGAGTACCTGGAGATGACGGAGGACCAGCACGCGGACAACCTGGTGGCGCGGGCGGAGGCGTACCTGGCCGAGGTGGCGCTGCGGAGCCTGGACGGGGCGCTGGAGGTGCTGCGCAGGTGCGACGACGGCGGGCCCGTGGCGGAGCAGGTCGGGCTGGTGGCCCGCTGCGTCGACGCCGTCGCCGCCAGCGCGGGCAAGGAGCAGCTGGTCTCCGGCCTGGCGGCGCACCTGGAGACGTGCgactgcgccgccgccgcgcgctgcCGGGAGGACTGGTGGGTGGAGGACCTCTCCTTGCTCCGGATCGACCACTACCGCCGCGTCATCGCCGCGATGCGGCGGAGCGGGGTCCGGCCGGAGACCATCGGCGCGTCCGTGGCGCACTACGCGCAGACGTGGCTCAAGGGCGTGGACGTGGAGCAGCGGCGGCGCCAGCGCGCCTGCTGGGACGGATCGGGCCCGTTCGTCGGCGACGGCCAGCGGATGGTCGTCGAGACGCTCGTCGACGTGCTTGCCACGGAGAACGTCGCGGCCGTCACGCTCTCCTTCCTGTTCGGCATGCTGCGGGTCGCCGTCGAGGTCGACGCCAGCCTCGACTGCCGGATCGAGCTCGAGCGCCGGGTCGGGATGCGCCTGGAGATGGCGGCGCTCGACGACCTGCTCGTCCCCGCCGCGCAGACCAGCGACTCCATGTTCGACGTCGACACCGTCCACCGCATACTGCTCAGCTTCTTGCAGAGGATTGATGAGGATAGCTCGGGGGACCTGTCGTCTCCCCCCTGCGGGTACGACTCCGACGGCCTCAAGTCTCCCAGCCACGGATCGGTGCTCAAGGTCGGGAGGCTCATGGACGGCTATCTCGCGGAGGTGGCGCCGGATCCGTATCTCAAGCTGCAGAAGTTCATGGCCCTTATTGAGCTGCTCCCGGATTATGCGCGCATTGTTGATGATGGCCTCTATCGCGCCATCGACATATACCTCAAG GCGCATCCATCTCTGACGGAGTCGGAGTGCAAGCGGCTGTGCAAGCTGATCGACTGCCAGAAGCTGTCGCAGGACGCGTCGAGCCACGCGGCGCAGAACGACCGGCTGCCGATCCAGATGGTGGTGCGCGTGCTCTACTTCGAGCAGCTCCGCCTCAAGTCGTCCTTCTCGGGCGGCGGGTCCGGGTGCGTCGGCTTGGGCGGCGCCGACGGGTCCTTCTCGCAGCGGTTCGTGTGCAGCAGCAGCGGCGTGCCGAGCTCGTGCGTGTCCCCGCAGCGGGACAACTACGCGTCGCTGCGGCGGGAGAACCGGGAGCTGAAGCTGGAGATCTCGCGGATGCGGGTGCGGCTGACGGAGCTGGAGCGGGAGCAGGGGCTGATGAAGCAGCAGGGGAGGATGCGCGGCGGggacggcggtggcggcggcgggcgggGCGGTGGCGGCGAGCACGGCCGCGCCTTCCTTGCGTCGCTGTCGAGGGGCATCGGCCGCATCACCATGTTCGGCGGCGGGCCTGCGGCGGCCGACAGGCGGCGCAAGAAGAGCGGCGGCCGGAGCTCCCAGTGCTCCGACGGCAAGGCCCGCAGGCGGCAGAAGGCGTCCTTCGCCTATGACTGA